The Rhodocytophaga rosea genome has a segment encoding these proteins:
- a CDS encoding NUDIX hydrolase codes for MHQLFFEKIKERLKQTLPGPAAQVKMASTLRSILRLPAQPNDDTRSSAVLILFYPVENIIHIPLMVRPVYKGVHSGQVSLPGGRREESDQTLIETALREAKEEIGIIPRQIEILGALTELYVPASNFLVLPVVGSIRQRPDFKIDPYEVDRLLEVPLNELQDVTRIGSKEIVVRDTITIQAPYYDLQGYTVWGATAMIMSELNEILTELS; via the coding sequence ATGCACCAGCTTTTTTTTGAAAAGATCAAAGAACGATTAAAACAGACATTGCCAGGACCGGCTGCACAAGTAAAAATGGCAAGTACCTTGCGAAGTATACTCCGACTGCCAGCTCAGCCCAACGATGATACCCGTTCTAGTGCTGTATTGATTCTTTTTTATCCGGTTGAAAATATCATCCACATTCCACTGATGGTTCGTCCGGTATACAAAGGGGTTCATAGCGGACAAGTGAGTTTGCCGGGAGGAAGGAGAGAAGAAAGCGACCAAACATTAATAGAAACAGCACTCAGGGAAGCGAAAGAAGAAATAGGAATTATTCCCCGGCAGATTGAAATTCTGGGAGCCTTGACTGAACTGTATGTACCGGCAAGTAATTTTCTGGTATTACCAGTGGTAGGATCTATTAGGCAACGTCCTGATTTTAAGATTGATCCTTATGAGGTAGACCGCTTGCTGGAAGTGCCCCTAAATGAATTGCAGGACGTAACCAGAATAGGATCTAAAGAAATAGTAGTGAGGGATACTATCACCATCCAGGCACCGTATTATGACCTGCAAGGATATACAGTTTGGGGGGCTACTGCCATGATCATGAGTGAGTTAAATGAAATACTTACAGAGTTGAGCTGA
- a CDS encoding protease inhibitor I42 family protein, which produces MLSQAILPHNSTQGIALSIGDATTISLKSSLYPGCIWMYDVSKNGVVEVEKVYSGSDLFSHPGNKQDDIFQIRALDTGIVRIKFRQVPVWDIEMPSFKPMVVEAYVA; this is translated from the coding sequence ATGTTAAGCCAGGCCATTCTTCCGCACAATTCAACACAGGGTATCGCTTTGTCTATTGGAGATGCAACAACTATCTCTCTCAAAAGTTCTTTGTATCCGGGCTGCATCTGGATGTACGATGTAAGCAAAAATGGCGTAGTAGAGGTGGAGAAAGTGTATTCCGGCTCCGATCTGTTTTCTCATCCGGGAAACAAGCAGGATGATATTTTTCAGATCAGGGCATTAGATACAGGTATTGTCCGTATTAAATTCCGGCAGGTTCCGGTCTGGGATATAGAAATGCCCTCCTTCAAGCCGATGGTAGTGGAAGCATACGTGGCTTAA
- a CDS encoding T9SS type A sorting domain-containing protein produces MMDRPTGTSAGQVTLFWSSYTGVSDDPAEWNQLRVAHYKSGQWQSEGPGSGAIAEPGFSYDYGYLTSDAVSTFSPFTFGSLNVFNPLPVELLDLTASPVDKSIRVNWVTANEHNSSHFILQRSADGIRFSDIATIQAAGESKQVRTYTYLDKLPLNGVNYYRLQQVDKDNTSGASKIVSAHISDQVNQKFEVYPNPSDGKQLYIQVPYKGEITVTLLNMAGAEVYAQRTMADGSFASVQPSHSLATGMYVVRVSTGKGTYQQKLLVK; encoded by the coding sequence ATGATGGACCGTCCGACAGGCACAAGCGCGGGTCAGGTAACTTTGTTCTGGTCAAGCTATACCGGGGTTTCTGATGATCCGGCAGAATGGAATCAATTGAGGGTAGCACATTATAAATCAGGTCAATGGCAATCGGAAGGGCCCGGTTCAGGAGCAATTGCAGAGCCAGGTTTCTCTTATGATTATGGATATTTAACTTCTGATGCAGTAAGTACATTTAGTCCATTCACGTTTGGATCACTAAATGTTTTCAATCCATTGCCTGTTGAGTTATTAGATTTAACAGCTTCACCAGTAGATAAATCAATAAGAGTGAACTGGGTTACAGCCAATGAGCACAATAGCAGCCATTTTATTTTGCAGAGAAGCGCTGATGGTATTCGATTTTCTGACATAGCAACGATTCAGGCAGCTGGTGAGTCAAAACAGGTACGTACTTATACTTATCTTGATAAACTGCCGCTCAACGGAGTTAACTATTACAGACTTCAACAAGTAGATAAGGATAATACCTCTGGTGCCTCTAAAATAGTATCTGCTCATATTTCGGACCAAGTAAACCAAAAGTTTGAAGTTTATCCTAATCCTTCCGATGGTAAGCAGTTGTATATACAAGTTCCTTATAAAGGAGAAATTACGGTAACTTTACTTAACATGGCAGGAGCAGAAGTATATGCTCAGCGTACCATGGCAGATGGAAGTTTTGCTTCTGTACAACCAAGTCATAGCCTGGCGACTGGCATGTATGTAGTAAGAGTATCCACAGGAAAGGGTACTTATCAACAAAAACTGCTTGTAAAGTAA
- a CDS encoding glycosyltransferase family protein: MKTSQTTKERTQSRINLEHLFPLLGTISLLSSCVILSSKKYFWNDELYSYYLLADTSFSHMLGAFHDKINNTPIIYFAAGWCWDAVFGSSELSLRLFSSAGMCIALFITWHTLRYNYNFLSAAIGTLGVFCTSQLILDQNAEARMYGLFLALFAWAFYHYESALKNPISIKKYRFLGFLIHALIIHTHLFGLFYSGAIVIAFIVRDTYFRDHTPKNYVPILLSWCTFLLYLPSFLIQSDAGKPRTWIPEPTLYELTKYVSLSSSDFVHIGIFLSLVLIAGLQFLVSSSHPAFSEKSISTHENTSKISSLILGYILLFIPLFIWLFSKIIRPLYLEKYMIGSTIGWTIIIAYTCSTLLTDPNQVLKNSYATRRFITYGVGILLPGMLLLVLLINPVRFAYTFPKDTLPGSIDSSFGYEDLPVVEQTSHQFMRKIHYSPQKNRYYFILDWQAPIDEKSGQFSPQEYKHLDAFKRNYPKIFENNIMSSQDFLAKYERFLVMDYAAYTRKCPLKAKGIHNWQDIHCPQWVEMRLLNNASYKVTHLGVSSEEAVLLVEKQK; this comes from the coding sequence TTGAAAACCAGTCAAACTACTAAGGAAAGAACTCAATCAAGAATAAACCTGGAACACTTGTTCCCCCTTCTGGGAACTATTTCCTTGTTGAGTTCTTGTGTCATACTTTCTTCTAAAAAGTATTTCTGGAACGATGAACTGTACTCCTATTATTTACTGGCAGATACTTCTTTTAGCCACATGCTGGGGGCTTTTCACGATAAAATCAACAATACACCCATCATATATTTCGCAGCTGGCTGGTGCTGGGATGCCGTTTTTGGTTCTTCAGAACTTTCGCTAAGGTTGTTTTCTTCGGCAGGCATGTGTATAGCTTTATTCATCACCTGGCACACCTTGCGATACAACTACAATTTTTTATCAGCGGCTATAGGTACATTAGGTGTATTTTGTACTTCTCAGCTTATTTTAGATCAGAATGCAGAAGCCCGTATGTACGGGCTTTTTTTAGCGCTTTTTGCCTGGGCATTTTATCATTACGAAAGTGCGTTAAAAAACCCTATATCCATTAAAAAATATAGATTCTTGGGCTTCCTCATACATGCATTAATTATTCATACCCATTTGTTTGGGTTATTTTATAGTGGTGCTATTGTGATCGCCTTTATTGTCCGGGATACTTATTTTCGGGATCATACGCCAAAAAATTATGTACCCATCCTCCTTAGCTGGTGTACCTTTCTGTTGTATCTCCCCTCCTTCTTGATTCAATCGGATGCCGGAAAACCCCGAACCTGGATTCCTGAACCCACTTTATATGAACTTACCAAATATGTTTCTCTTTCCTCTTCAGATTTTGTACATATAGGAATATTTCTCTCACTAGTTCTAATAGCCGGATTACAGTTTTTAGTATCCTCTTCTCACCCGGCATTCTCCGAAAAAAGTATTTCCACCCATGAGAATACTTCCAAAATTTCATCCTTGATTCTTGGATATATATTACTTTTTATTCCCTTATTTATCTGGCTGTTTTCTAAAATAATCAGGCCCTTATATCTTGAAAAATATATGATCGGCAGTACGATAGGCTGGACAATCATTATTGCCTATACCTGCTCAACACTTCTTACTGATCCTAATCAGGTATTAAAAAACTCCTACGCGACAAGAAGGTTTATCACCTATGGTGTAGGCATTTTATTGCCAGGAATGCTTCTATTGGTACTATTAATTAATCCGGTGAGGTTTGCTTATACTTTTCCCAAAGATACCCTGCCAGGTAGTATAGATTCTTCTTTTGGCTATGAGGATCTTCCGGTAGTTGAACAGACTTCCCATCAGTTCATGCGGAAAATACATTATTCTCCTCAGAAAAACAGGTATTATTTTATATTAGACTGGCAAGCGCCTATAGATGAGAAAAGTGGCCAGTTTAGTCCACAGGAATACAAACACCTGGATGCTTTTAAGAGAAACTATCCCAAAATCTTTGAAAATAATATTATGAGCAGCCAGGATTTTTTAGCTAAGTATGAACGGTTTCTGGTGATGGATTATGCAGCGTATACACGCAAATGTCCCTTAAAAGCAAAAGGCATACATAACTGGCAGGATATCCACTGTCCGCAATGGGTAGAAATGCGGCTTTTGAATAATGCCAGTTATAAAGTTACACACCTCGGTGTCAGTTCGGAAGAAGCGGTACTTTTGGTGGAAAAGCAAAAATAG
- a CDS encoding enoyl-CoA hydratase/isomerase family protein: MNLISHFPTLLSLKENIRSLFNPFKVITNKKSASDLTTDFSKDAADSRLNLSTGSPTLLACRKNHTLTLILNRPEVLNAINIEMADALLEQLKKAAADPAVRVIVLTGNGRAFCSGGDLKFALEANPLQPGNSFQALTSILHECIEVIRIMAKPVIASINGPAAGAGLFLSLACDIRIMSQTAYLKVSNPTYGLSLPAGGTFTLPRLIGLGKALELIIIDQPVTANAAHTIGLISYVADNTSLSYQTELLAEELALKAIHTIGQVKKLLNESFIHTLTEQLLAEQQAIIQSANHAEGREGLAAFVEKRTPDYVKKHV, translated from the coding sequence ATGAACTTAATTTCTCATTTTCCAACACTATTATCTTTAAAGGAAAATATCCGGAGCCTGTTTAATCCATTTAAAGTTATTACTAATAAGAAAAGCGCATCAGATCTGACAACCGATTTTTCTAAGGATGCTGCTGATAGTCGGCTGAACCTTTCTACCGGAAGCCCGACATTGCTGGCTTGCCGGAAAAATCATACCCTTACGTTGATTTTAAATCGACCTGAAGTATTAAATGCTATTAATATAGAAATGGCAGATGCATTACTGGAACAATTAAAAAAAGCTGCTGCAGATCCTGCCGTAAGGGTAATTGTTTTAACTGGTAATGGCCGGGCTTTTTGTTCTGGTGGAGATTTAAAATTTGCCTTGGAAGCCAACCCACTACAGCCCGGTAACTCTTTTCAGGCATTAACTTCCATTTTGCATGAATGTATTGAGGTCATTCGTATTATGGCAAAACCTGTAATTGCTTCCATCAACGGTCCAGCGGCTGGTGCAGGACTTTTTTTATCCCTGGCTTGTGATATCCGAATTATGTCTCAAACGGCTTACCTGAAAGTTTCAAACCCGACCTATGGATTATCTTTGCCTGCTGGTGGCACGTTTACGCTTCCCCGGCTTATAGGCCTGGGTAAAGCTCTGGAATTGATTATTATAGATCAGCCTGTAACCGCAAATGCGGCACATACTATAGGACTGATCAGTTACGTAGCAGATAATACTTCTCTTTCATATCAAACTGAATTACTGGCAGAAGAATTGGCACTAAAGGCGATCCATACCATAGGGCAAGTAAAGAAGTTACTCAATGAATCTTTCATTCACACGTTAACTGAACAGTTATTAGCTGAACAGCAAGCTATTATTCAAAGTGCCAACCATGCGGAAGGAAGAGAAGGCTTAGCTGCTTTTGTGGAAAAAAGAACGCCTGATTATGTGAAAAAGCATGTATAA
- a CDS encoding exonuclease domain-containing protein produces MYAIVDIETTGGRPSDDRITEIAIVLHDGSKVTGTYSTLVNPGRPIPYEITRLTGISDDMVREAPRFYEVARKIVELTDGKVFVAHNVRFDYSFLKSEFHSLGFNYQRKTLCTVRLSRKLIPGLPSYSLGKLCNSLQIPLNNRHRALGDAEATSKLFDKILRLDKPEEFTHLIDGEIRSQTLPPQISASQVMALPEEAGVYYFHDERGNVIYVGKSKNIRKRIMSHFAMDYKSRKSIEFKNSITDITYEVTGSELVALLLESDEIKRILPKYNSAQKRTGEFYGIYQQIDKNGYVNLYAQHIKHTNEEALVLLPSAMKAQNFLYRKVATFTLCLKMCNLHKIKGPCFDYQLKRCQGACIGKELPEIYNARVQEAIDSFSFQQENFVIIGKGRTQRENSVICVEKGVYKGFGYFDASGDGLSIEQVRKFVKPYAHNRDIQKIICGYLRKNQEDKLIRYATSTEVY; encoded by the coding sequence TTGTACGCCATTGTTGATATAGAAACTACAGGAGGACGGCCTTCAGATGACCGGATTACAGAAATCGCCATTGTCCTGCACGACGGATCAAAAGTAACCGGCACGTATAGTACCCTGGTTAATCCAGGCAGGCCGATTCCCTATGAGATCACCCGGCTTACCGGCATCTCCGATGATATGGTGAGAGAGGCGCCCAGGTTTTATGAAGTAGCCCGTAAAATTGTGGAACTCACCGATGGGAAGGTGTTTGTAGCGCATAATGTGCGTTTTGATTATTCCTTTCTCAAATCAGAATTTCACAGCCTTGGGTTTAACTACCAGCGCAAAACGCTCTGTACCGTACGATTGAGCCGCAAACTAATTCCCGGGCTGCCCTCTTATAGCCTTGGGAAACTTTGCAATAGCCTGCAAATTCCCCTCAACAACCGCCACCGGGCACTGGGAGATGCAGAAGCCACCAGCAAATTATTCGACAAAATACTCCGCCTGGACAAGCCCGAAGAATTTACTCACCTGATTGATGGAGAAATCAGATCCCAGACCTTGCCACCGCAGATCAGTGCCAGCCAGGTAATGGCACTACCCGAAGAAGCCGGGGTATATTATTTTCATGATGAACGGGGAAATGTGATCTATGTGGGAAAGAGTAAAAACATTCGCAAGCGCATTATGAGCCATTTTGCTATGGATTATAAAAGCCGAAAATCTATTGAATTCAAGAATAGCATTACGGATATTACTTACGAAGTTACCGGCAGCGAACTGGTCGCTTTGCTGCTGGAATCAGATGAGATCAAGCGGATATTACCCAAATATAATTCTGCCCAGAAGAGGACCGGAGAGTTTTATGGCATTTACCAGCAGATTGATAAAAACGGCTATGTAAACCTGTATGCCCAGCATATCAAACATACTAATGAAGAAGCACTGGTTTTGTTGCCAAGTGCCATGAAAGCCCAGAATTTCCTGTACCGGAAAGTGGCCACCTTTACTTTATGTTTGAAAATGTGCAACCTGCATAAAATCAAAGGCCCCTGTTTTGATTACCAGTTAAAGCGTTGCCAGGGAGCATGTATCGGCAAAGAATTGCCAGAAATTTACAATGCAAGGGTGCAGGAAGCGATCGACAGTTTTAGTTTTCAGCAGGAAAATTTTGTAATCATTGGAAAGGGCCGGACTCAAAGAGAAAACTCAGTGATCTGTGTTGAAAAAGGTGTGTATAAAGGGTTCGGGTATTTTGATGCCTCAGGCGATGGCCTAAGTATTGAGCAGGTCCGGAAGTTTGTGAAGCCATATGCCCATAACCGGGATATTCAAAAGATTATTTGTGGGTATTTGCGCAAGAACCAGGAGGATAAACTCATTCGATACGCTACCAGTACTGAGGTTTATTAA
- a CDS encoding carboxypeptidase-like regulatory domain-containing protein, translated as MKSIIILFEKGKQYTMHILLYGTVLSFLLTFYACQPSNTTALQVKEGEIGGVVTGPKGPEAGVWVIAETTDLPTKYAKIVVTDDNGRYLIPELPSASYSVWVRGYGLVDSPKKTAKPGKELNLEAVVAPTPQAAAEYYPAGYWFSLLNVPDKNNFAAEGAEGNGFSPMLGTQAKFLSNIKSGTCLACHQLGSQGTRKLSESLGTFKSPVEAWERRLQSGQAGAIMTSAIHQVGRDGTLKMFADWTERIKAGELPPAPPRPQGIERNVVITQWDWADPKAYLHDVVSTDRRNPTVNANGPVYGALEVSADYIPVLDPKTHTTSRIPLTVRDTSTPSSSGVVMQPSPYWGTEAIWNSKTNVHNPMLDEKGRLWITATVRPADNPDCCKTGSDLPSAKLFPVNRAGRHLGFYDPATKKYTHISTCFSTHHLMFAEDQNNTLWTSGGGEVIGWLNTKQYLETGDEEKSQGWTALILDANGNGKRDEYVEPKDSIDPKKDKRIAKGLYSVAPAPDGSVWGSTLGYPGGIIRLNPGANPPETALVEYYELPLDAKGAPIEGFSPRGMDIDRNGIAWVALASGHMASFDRKKCGTLNGPNATGQHCAEGWTFYTEPLPQLKGVNYKGSAESSYYTWVDQFNTFGLGENTPINTGNESEGLLALKDGKWVVLRVPYPMGFYTKWMDGRIDDPKAGWKGKGLWATISTRAPFHMEGGKGNTSKVFKFQLRPDPLAR; from the coding sequence ATGAAATCCATCATTATTCTGTTTGAAAAAGGGAAGCAATATACAATGCACATCCTGTTGTATGGTACAGTATTGAGCTTTTTGTTAACATTCTATGCCTGTCAACCTTCCAATACAACGGCTTTACAGGTGAAAGAGGGAGAAATAGGAGGAGTGGTTACAGGTCCAAAAGGCCCGGAAGCAGGCGTTTGGGTTATTGCCGAAACAACAGACCTTCCTACCAAGTATGCCAAAATTGTAGTAACCGATGACAATGGCCGCTATCTTATTCCGGAACTTCCGTCTGCCAGTTATTCAGTTTGGGTACGGGGATATGGATTGGTAGATTCTCCGAAAAAAACGGCTAAACCTGGAAAAGAACTCAATTTAGAAGCAGTGGTAGCCCCTACGCCACAAGCCGCTGCCGAGTATTATCCGGCAGGGTACTGGTTTTCTCTATTGAATGTGCCTGATAAAAATAATTTTGCTGCGGAAGGGGCAGAAGGCAATGGATTTTCACCCATGTTAGGTACACAGGCAAAATTCCTTTCAAATATTAAATCAGGTACTTGCCTGGCTTGTCATCAATTGGGAAGCCAGGGAACCAGGAAACTGAGTGAATCACTGGGCACATTTAAGTCTCCGGTGGAAGCCTGGGAACGGCGTTTGCAATCAGGCCAGGCGGGCGCTATTATGACTTCTGCTATTCATCAGGTTGGACGAGATGGAACCTTAAAGATGTTTGCCGACTGGACAGAACGCATTAAAGCTGGTGAATTACCTCCGGCACCTCCCAGGCCGCAGGGAATCGAGCGAAATGTAGTGATTACCCAGTGGGATTGGGCAGATCCAAAAGCATACCTGCATGATGTAGTTTCTACAGACCGCAGAAACCCTACTGTAAATGCCAATGGACCAGTGTATGGAGCCCTGGAAGTAAGTGCCGATTATATACCCGTGTTAGATCCTAAAACACATACAACCAGCCGTATTCCTCTTACCGTTCGCGATACCAGTACACCTTCGTCTTCGGGCGTAGTCATGCAGCCTTCTCCATATTGGGGAACAGAAGCGATCTGGAACAGCAAGACCAATGTACACAACCCCATGCTGGATGAAAAGGGACGTTTATGGATTACGGCTACGGTTCGCCCTGCTGATAATCCGGATTGCTGTAAAACAGGTTCTGATCTACCTTCAGCTAAACTTTTTCCGGTAAACAGGGCAGGCCGCCATCTGGGTTTTTATGATCCTGCCACTAAAAAATATACCCATATCAGTACCTGTTTCAGCACACACCACCTGATGTTTGCCGAAGACCAGAATAATACACTCTGGACAAGTGGTGGTGGGGAAGTGATAGGCTGGCTGAATACCAAACAATACCTGGAAACCGGTGATGAAGAAAAATCACAAGGATGGACTGCCCTTATTCTGGATGCAAATGGAAACGGTAAACGGGATGAATATGTGGAACCAAAAGATTCAATAGATCCCAAAAAAGACAAGCGGATTGCCAAAGGGCTGTATTCTGTTGCTCCGGCACCAGATGGTTCTGTATGGGGATCTACTCTCGGCTATCCAGGTGGCATTATCCGACTCAATCCAGGTGCTAATCCTCCTGAAACAGCACTGGTAGAATATTATGAACTGCCTCTGGATGCGAAAGGGGCACCTATTGAAGGATTTTCTCCCAGGGGAATGGATATAGACCGCAATGGCATTGCCTGGGTAGCTCTGGCGAGTGGCCATATGGCTAGCTTCGATAGGAAGAAGTGTGGTACGCTCAATGGGCCTAACGCAACAGGCCAGCACTGTGCTGAAGGCTGGACTTTTTATACAGAACCTTTGCCACAATTAAAGGGAGTAAATTACAAAGGTAGTGCTGAGTCCAGCTATTATACCTGGGTAGATCAATTCAATACCTTTGGTCTGGGAGAAAACACTCCAATCAATACCGGAAATGAGTCTGAAGGATTACTGGCACTTAAAGATGGAAAATGGGTGGTTCTCCGGGTACCTTATCCGATGGGTTTTTATACCAAATGGATGGATGGGCGCATTGATGATCCGAAAGCAGGCTGGAAAGGAAAAGGATTGTGGGCCACTATCAGTACAAGAGCACCTTTTCATATGGAAGGAGGTAAAGGTAATACAAGCAAAGTATTTAAATTCCAGTTACGTCCTGATCCACTGGCAAGGTAA
- a CDS encoding OsmC family protein, protein MDKEHLYTLTITWTGNTGTGTSGYRMYERSHRISAIDKPEILASSDPAFRGDKQKYNPEELLVASLSSCHMLWFLHLCADQGIIVTDYVDNPSGKMVETAGGGGRFTEVTLHPIVTISTPGSLYQLDELHNRAHQLCFIANSVNFPVKHLPQAKTN, encoded by the coding sequence ATGGATAAAGAACATCTATATACCTTAACTATTACCTGGACCGGAAATACAGGCACTGGTACATCCGGCTACCGGATGTATGAAAGAAGTCATCGGATCTCAGCTATCGACAAACCTGAAATTTTAGCTTCTTCGGACCCGGCCTTCCGGGGCGATAAGCAAAAATATAACCCAGAAGAACTTCTTGTTGCTTCGCTTTCCAGTTGCCATATGCTCTGGTTTCTGCATTTGTGTGCCGATCAAGGAATCATAGTAACCGATTATGTAGACAATCCAAGTGGGAAGATGGTAGAAACAGCAGGCGGTGGCGGCAGATTTACAGAAGTGACCTTGCACCCCATTGTCACCATTTCTACGCCTGGCTCCCTCTATCAGCTAGATGAATTACATAACCGGGCACATCAGCTTTGTTTCATTGCCAATTCTGTTAATTTTCCGGTAAAACATTTGCCTCAGGCAAAAACTAATTAG
- a CDS encoding ATP-grasp domain-containing protein produces MNLSLNKTLLIPEKSDIERDTVASTFQRLGGSVMRLGKFWEKPANFEGKQIAIYGNDTFAKVVAQVFEVQLISPDDSFIARLSQQWLKRLVTIKTIAQLTENDFSRFVKLVLPKQFKANVYKNRSYLATEITGLNTDTEVLLSEIIEINAEARAFIWDGRLADLALYEGSADLEEGRKFLTDFINNHPDLPKVLVADIAYTIENGWFILEFNACWGAGLNGCDPEKVLACILEATQN; encoded by the coding sequence TTGAACTTATCTCTCAATAAGACACTTCTCATTCCTGAAAAATCGGATATTGAAAGAGACACGGTAGCTTCTACTTTTCAACGCCTGGGAGGCAGCGTAATGCGTTTAGGAAAATTCTGGGAGAAACCGGCCAATTTTGAAGGAAAACAAATAGCTATTTATGGGAATGACACGTTTGCAAAGGTGGTTGCCCAGGTTTTTGAGGTCCAGCTTATCTCTCCTGACGATTCATTTATTGCCCGGCTTTCTCAACAATGGCTTAAGAGATTAGTAACAATTAAAACTATTGCTCAGTTGACTGAGAATGATTTTTCTCGTTTTGTTAAGCTGGTACTTCCCAAACAATTCAAAGCAAATGTGTATAAAAACCGATCATATTTAGCAACTGAAATCACAGGGCTTAATACTGATACAGAGGTTTTGCTTTCTGAGATAATTGAAATTAATGCCGAAGCCAGAGCTTTTATATGGGATGGCAGATTAGCAGATTTAGCATTATATGAAGGATCAGCTGATCTGGAGGAAGGTAGAAAATTTTTAACAGATTTTATAAATAATCATCCTGATCTACCCAAAGTATTGGTTGCAGATATTGCGTATACTATAGAAAATGGCTGGTTTATCCTTGAGTTTAATGCCTGCTGGGGAGCCGGTTTAAATGGTTGTGACCCTGAAAAAGTTCTTGCCTGTATCCTGGAAGCAACGCAGAATTAA